One genomic segment of Desulforamulus reducens MI-1 includes these proteins:
- a CDS encoding phosphoribosylanthranilate isomerase, with translation MKLDMVRVKICGVQDPKIGVAAALAGADAIGIVFASSSRRVTPEQAREICQALPPFTARVGIFVDTPQQEVQQIAHFCGLDVIQLHGGESADYCRDLGFRCIKAIPARNRQCLEEANAFPVSALLVDSYVNGKSGGNGCTFNWHLLEGLQLNKPLILAGGLNIENVGRAVAYVRPYGVDVSSGVEVKGQKDIPLIKAFIKRVREVSFNATGS, from the coding sequence GTGAAGCTTGATATGGTTCGAGTGAAAATTTGTGGTGTTCAGGATCCAAAGATCGGAGTAGCAGCTGCCCTGGCAGGGGCAGACGCCATCGGCATAGTCTTTGCCAGCAGTAGTAGAAGAGTAACACCGGAACAGGCCCGGGAAATCTGTCAGGCTTTACCTCCATTTACCGCTAGAGTGGGTATCTTTGTGGATACGCCGCAGCAAGAAGTACAACAGATTGCTCATTTTTGTGGCTTGGATGTGATTCAACTACATGGCGGTGAAAGTGCTGATTACTGCCGAGATCTGGGATTCAGGTGTATTAAAGCAATACCTGCCAGAAATAGGCAATGCCTGGAGGAAGCCAATGCCTTCCCAGTCAGTGCGTTGCTGGTGGATTCCTATGTCAATGGAAAGAGCGGAGGAAACGGCTGCACCTTTAATTGGCACTTGCTAGAAGGGCTTCAACTAAATAAACCCTTAATCCTGGCCGGAGGACTGAATATCGAGAATGTTGGACGTGCAGTGGCCTATGTTCGACCCTACGGTGTCGATGTTTCCAGCGGGGTGGAAGTAAAGGGCCAAAAAGATATCCCTTTGATTAAAGCTTTTATAAAAAGAGTCAGAGAGGTGAGCTTCAATGCAACCGGATCATAG
- the trpB gene encoding tryptophan synthase subunit beta → MQPDHRGYFGPYGGAFVPETLMPALEELIQAYGAASEDEEFLKEVTYYLNDYVGRPSPIYFARALSEGTGGAKIFLKREDLNHTGAHKINNTIGQLLLARRMGKKRIVAETGAGQHGVATATVSAMLGMQCVVYMGEEDIRRQALNVFRMRLLGAEVVKVSSGTGTLKDAMNEAMRDWVTNVRNTFYVIGSVAGPHPYPKMVRDFQSIIGREAREQMLKKTGRLPDYVVACVGGGSNSMGIFYPFLEDQEVHLVGVEAGGLGLSSGQHAAPLTVGRPGVLHGSYSYLMQDSHGQVHSVYSISAGLDYPGVGPEHSYLRDAGRVRYTVATDKEALEAFHLLCRTEGILPALESSHALVEAVKLAKVLDNSHNILVCLSGRGDKDVHTVAEGMGEELV, encoded by the coding sequence ATGCAACCGGATCATAGAGGTTATTTTGGCCCTTACGGTGGTGCCTTCGTGCCAGAAACACTGATGCCTGCACTGGAAGAACTAATCCAGGCTTACGGGGCAGCCAGTGAGGATGAAGAATTTTTAAAGGAGGTAACATATTATTTAAATGATTATGTAGGACGGCCATCTCCTATTTATTTTGCCCGTGCCCTCAGTGAGGGGACCGGGGGAGCCAAGATTTTTCTGAAGAGAGAGGATCTAAATCATACCGGCGCCCATAAAATTAACAATACCATCGGACAACTGCTGCTGGCCCGGCGGATGGGTAAAAAACGAATCGTAGCAGAAACCGGGGCGGGGCAGCATGGTGTGGCCACCGCTACGGTTTCTGCCATGCTGGGTATGCAATGTGTTGTCTATATGGGTGAAGAAGACATCCGACGCCAGGCCCTTAATGTATTTCGTATGCGCTTACTGGGGGCAGAGGTGGTTAAGGTCAGTTCTGGTACTGGAACATTAAAGGATGCTATGAATGAAGCCATGAGGGACTGGGTTACAAATGTAAGGAATACTTTCTATGTGATTGGTTCGGTGGCGGGACCACACCCTTATCCTAAAATGGTAAGGGACTTCCAATCCATTATTGGTCGAGAAGCCCGGGAACAAATGCTCAAAAAAACCGGCAGACTGCCTGATTATGTGGTGGCCTGTGTAGGTGGCGGTAGTAATTCCATGGGTATTTTTTATCCATTCTTAGAAGATCAAGAAGTCCATTTAGTTGGGGTAGAAGCAGGGGGGCTGGGGTTGTCTTCCGGGCAACATGCAGCCCCTCTCACAGTTGGACGGCCTGGGGTTTTGCATGGCTCCTATAGTTATTTAATGCAGGACTCCCACGGCCAAGTTCACTCGGTTTATTCCATATCGGCGGGGCTGGATTATCCGGGGGTTGGTCCGGAGCACAGCTACCTAAGGGATGCTGGGAGAGTCCGCTACACGGTGGCCACCGATAAAGAAGCCCTGGAGGCCTTCCATTTACTTTGCCGAACCGAAGGAATCCTGCCAGCCCTGGAGAGTTCCCATGCACTGGTGGAGGCCGTAAAATTAGCCAAGGTACTGGACAATAGCCACAACATTCTGGTTTGTTTATCTGGGCGAGGAGATAAAGATGTTCATACAGTTGCCGAGGGAATGGGGGAAGAACTGGTATGA
- the trpA gene encoding tryptophan synthase subunit alpha → MTGVEKINATFNKVREKHEKALVTYVTAGDPDLKTTGRLICSMDRAGADIIEIGIPFSDPSADGPVIQRASARALKEGTNPPAILELVKEVKEQVLAPLILMSYYNPILQYGLLEFCRDAANAGAAGLIVPDLPLEESTELLLAAGQVGLALIPLVAPTTNRRRLARITAAAQAFVYCVTVTGITGTSQNVTGEIEELSKEVREATELPMVAGFGIASPEQAVKVAKYCDGVVVGSALVKLVETHQEDSLEPVANLTRQLKQALVQP, encoded by the coding sequence ATGACAGGGGTAGAAAAAATAAATGCAACTTTTAACAAGGTCCGGGAGAAACATGAAAAGGCCTTGGTAACCTATGTGACTGCTGGAGACCCGGATCTTAAGACAACGGGTCGCCTTATTTGCAGCATGGACAGGGCCGGAGCGGATATCATTGAAATAGGGATTCCCTTCTCGGATCCCTCAGCCGATGGGCCTGTCATTCAGCGGGCATCGGCCAGGGCATTAAAGGAAGGAACCAATCCACCAGCTATTTTAGAGCTAGTAAAAGAAGTGAAAGAACAAGTTCTGGCTCCTTTAATCTTAATGTCTTACTATAACCCCATTTTACAATATGGCTTATTAGAATTTTGCCGTGATGCCGCAAATGCCGGGGCAGCGGGATTGATAGTGCCAGATTTGCCACTGGAAGAATCTACAGAATTGCTGCTGGCAGCAGGGCAGGTAGGTCTAGCTTTGATTCCACTGGTGGCCCCTACCACCAATCGTCGTCGTTTAGCAAGAATCACTGCTGCTGCCCAAGCCTTTGTTTACTGTGTGACAGTGACAGGAATTACAGGAACCTCTCAAAATGTCACCGGAGAGATTGAAGAATTGTCCAAGGAAGTTCGAGAAGCTACGGAACTACCTATGGTGGCCGGCTTTGGCATTGCCAGCCCGGAACAAGCGGTCAAAGTGGCCAAATATTGTGACGGTGTGGTGGTGGGTAGTGCCCTAGTTAAATTAGTGGAAACCCATCAGGAGGATTCTCTGGAACCAGTGGCAAACCTTACCCGGCAACTGAAACAGGCATTAGTACAACCCTAG
- the truA gene encoding tRNA pseudouridine(38-40) synthase TruA, whose translation MKNIKLTLAYDGTNYHGFQEQRGTGLATIQEALEKALSTIAQTPIQVIGAGRTDAGVHAQGQVVNFRSEKWPVPAEKAPLALNVLLPGDIKVVKAEEVPMDFHARFSAVAKTYRYSIYHHRVMSPFHRYYCYHEPRRLDVNAMQEGAAYLLGTYDFKSFQAQGTPVKDTIRTIYRADIIEDAPVINLYLRGNGFLYNMVRIITGTLLNIGFGKIKPEDMVKIIESKNRTLAGTTAPPQGLCLMEVEY comes from the coding sequence ATGAAAAATATTAAATTAACCCTAGCCTATGATGGTACAAATTATCATGGTTTTCAAGAGCAGCGGGGGACCGGATTGGCAACCATACAGGAAGCTTTAGAAAAAGCCCTCAGTACCATCGCCCAAACCCCTATTCAAGTGATCGGGGCAGGACGAACCGATGCAGGCGTGCATGCCCAAGGGCAGGTGGTTAATTTTCGCAGTGAGAAATGGCCGGTGCCAGCTGAAAAAGCCCCTTTAGCCCTGAATGTTTTACTGCCAGGGGACATCAAGGTGGTGAAGGCAGAGGAGGTACCTATGGACTTTCACGCCCGATTTTCGGCAGTGGCTAAGACTTACCGCTATTCAATCTATCACCACAGAGTGATGTCACCCTTTCATCGGTACTATTGCTATCATGAACCCAGAAGATTAGATGTTAACGCCATGCAAGAAGGAGCGGCTTACCTGCTAGGCACCTATGATTTTAAAAGTTTTCAGGCCCAAGGAACCCCGGTTAAGGATACAATCAGGACCATCTACCGGGCAGACATTATTGAAGATGCGCCGGTCATAAACCTATATTTGAGAGGAAATGGCTTTCTGTATAATATGGTGCGTATTATTACGGGTACATTATTAAATATTGGCTTTGGCAAAATCAAACCGGAGGATATGGTGAAGATTATTGAGTCCAAGAACCGTACCCTTGCCGGCACAACTGCTCCACCCCAGGGGCTTTGTTTAATGGAAGTGGAGTATTAG
- the rplM gene encoding 50S ribosomal protein L13, whose translation MKTTFMAKPADVQRKWYVIDAEGKPLGRVAAEAARILRGKHTPMFTPHVDTGDHVIVINADKVILTGKKLDQKMYTRHSGYPGGLKEFSYRTMMEKRPELIVEKAIKGMLPHNRLGAQQFKKLKVYVGSEHSHEAQKPEVWNF comes from the coding sequence ATGAAGACTACGTTTATGGCCAAGCCAGCTGATGTACAGCGGAAGTGGTATGTCATAGATGCTGAAGGAAAGCCCCTTGGTCGTGTTGCTGCAGAAGCTGCTCGTATCCTGCGTGGTAAGCACACTCCTATGTTTACTCCCCACGTAGATACCGGAGACCATGTAATTGTTATTAATGCTGATAAGGTAATCCTTACCGGTAAAAAATTGGATCAAAAGATGTACACCCGGCACAGTGGATATCCTGGCGGTTTGAAAGAATTTTCTTACCGCACCATGATGGAGAAGCGTCCCGAGTTAATTGTGGAAAAAGCCATTAAAGGCATGCTGCCTCATAACCGTTTAGGAGCTCAGCAATTCAAAAAGCTGAAGGTTTATGTAGGCAGTGAACATTCCCATGAGGCTCAAAAGCCGGAAGTGTGGAACTTTTAA
- the rpsI gene encoding 30S ribosomal protein S9 encodes MAQVQFYGTGRRKNAVARVYLVPGEGKVVVNNKEVLDYFGRKTLDMVVRQPLELTNTTGRFDVLVKVVGGGVSGQAGATRHGLARALVQADPNLRPVLKRAGFLTRDPRMKERRKYGLKKARRAPQFSKR; translated from the coding sequence GTGGCACAAGTACAGTTTTACGGAACCGGCCGTCGTAAAAATGCCGTGGCTAGAGTTTACCTGGTTCCTGGCGAAGGCAAGGTTGTTGTAAACAATAAAGAAGTATTAGACTATTTTGGTCGTAAAACTTTAGATATGGTTGTTCGCCAGCCTTTGGAATTAACCAATACTACCGGACGTTTTGATGTTCTGGTTAAAGTAGTAGGCGGTGGTGTAAGTGGTCAAGCAGGTGCAACTAGACATGGCCTTGCTCGTGCTCTGGTACAAGCTGACCCCAACCTGCGTCCTGTTTTAAAACGTGCTGGTTTCTTAACCCGTGACCCTCGCATGAAAGAGCGTCGTAAATACGGTCTTAAGAAAGCCCGTCGTGCTCCTCAATTCTCCAAACGTTAA
- a CDS encoding sigma-54 interaction domain-containing protein → MAGILLEIQETVEKYASIMAKISNFDVEVVDADLFRVAGTGIFAPFVNMDMSAEGYAYRQVLKTGKLQIIYTPGRDPICQDCPKRHNCTEEIEIAMPILARGKTIGVIGLVGSSEWHRNTILQDEGTYLGLIEQIANFIAAKATERIDQKKQESMLSALSCTIDHMEQGILILGSDRTITLANYEARKQLKLEILEGSQVKLTPTRDKINGQSEYLLSVAEKKTYILGEIYIPFKVDESYAEVLVFTRSKNLHQKMYALTAAISTGNIIGSSEETAALRMEIEKVANSASTVLITGESGTGKEVAATAIWRAGNRRDQQFVALNCAAIPESLLESELFGYVKGAFTGADPNGRIGKFELANHGIVFLDEIGDMPLYLQAKLLRILQDRKIVRIGSNQLIPVDVRVIAATNKDLKSMIADGKFREDLYYRLNVIPLNILPLRQRQKDIPDLANLFAQRYATRFGKSQCRIPPQTMDALLAHPWYGNVRELENTIEFMVNMSDEEGILDLDTLPRDFLEHQRRAAYKHDWSANPAEGSLPPTDAQTVLPLKEVERREIQKALQLFGESTQGKKSAAKSLGISLATLYRKTEEFSK, encoded by the coding sequence ATGGCTGGTATTCTGTTAGAGATTCAAGAAACGGTAGAAAAGTACGCCTCCATTATGGCCAAAATTTCAAACTTTGACGTTGAGGTAGTGGACGCCGATCTGTTTCGCGTAGCTGGGACAGGGATTTTTGCCCCTTTTGTAAACATGGATATGTCGGCGGAAGGATACGCTTACCGTCAGGTTCTAAAAACCGGCAAACTGCAGATCATCTATACGCCGGGCCGTGACCCCATCTGTCAGGACTGCCCCAAGCGGCACAACTGTACCGAGGAAATTGAAATTGCAATGCCCATTCTTGCCCGAGGAAAAACCATCGGGGTAATCGGCTTGGTGGGTTCCAGCGAGTGGCATAGAAACACTATTTTGCAGGACGAGGGGACCTACCTTGGCCTCATTGAGCAAATTGCCAACTTTATTGCAGCGAAAGCCACCGAACGAATTGACCAAAAGAAACAGGAGTCGATGCTGTCAGCATTGTCCTGCACCATCGACCACATGGAGCAGGGCATTTTGATTTTGGGCAGCGACCGCACAATCACCCTTGCAAACTATGAAGCACGTAAGCAGCTGAAGCTGGAAATATTAGAAGGAAGCCAGGTGAAATTAACCCCCACCCGGGATAAAATCAATGGCCAAAGTGAATACCTTCTCTCTGTAGCGGAGAAGAAAACATATATATTAGGTGAAATTTATATCCCCTTTAAGGTGGATGAAAGCTATGCGGAGGTTCTGGTATTCACCCGTTCTAAAAATCTGCATCAAAAGATGTATGCCTTGACGGCCGCAATTTCCACCGGCAACATAATAGGCAGCAGCGAAGAAACCGCTGCTTTACGCATGGAAATTGAAAAGGTAGCCAACAGTGCCTCCACCGTATTGATCACCGGGGAAAGCGGCACCGGCAAAGAGGTGGCTGCCACCGCTATTTGGCGGGCCGGCAACCGCCGTGACCAGCAGTTTGTTGCACTCAACTGTGCGGCCATCCCAGAAAGCTTGTTGGAGTCGGAGCTGTTTGGCTATGTGAAAGGCGCCTTTACCGGGGCAGATCCCAACGGAAGAATCGGCAAGTTTGAATTAGCCAACCACGGCATCGTCTTTTTAGACGAAATTGGGGACATGCCGCTGTATCTGCAGGCAAAGTTGCTGCGTATTCTACAGGATAGAAAGATCGTTCGTATCGGTTCGAACCAGCTCATACCCGTGGATGTACGGGTGATTGCCGCCACCAATAAAGACCTGAAATCAATGATTGCCGACGGCAAATTCCGTGAAGACCTGTATTACCGCCTGAATGTAATTCCTTTAAACATCCTGCCTTTACGGCAGCGACAAAAGGATATTCCGGATCTGGCTAATCTGTTCGCGCAGCGGTATGCAACCCGTTTTGGTAAATCCCAGTGCAGAATTCCACCTCAAACGATGGATGCATTGTTGGCACATCCATGGTACGGGAATGTACGGGAACTGGAAAACACGATTGAATTTATGGTCAACATGAGCGATGAAGAAGGCATTTTGGATTTAGATACCCTGCCAAGAGATTTCTTAGAGCACCAGAGGAGAGCGGCATACAAACATGATTGGAGTGCCAACCCGGCAGAAGGTTCTTTACCGCCAACCGATGCGCAAACCGTCCTGCCGTTAAAAGAAGTGGAGCGCCGTGAAATCCAGAAGGCTTTACAGCTGTTTGGCGAAAGCACCCAAGGCAAAAAGAGCGCTGCCAAAAGCTTGGGCATCAGCCTGGCCACCCTGTACCGAAAGACAGAGGAGTTCTCAAAATAA
- the dpaL gene encoding diaminopropionate ammonia-lyase, with protein sequence MKELFKLVSYKRDEQQTADLSFLSLEEAKKVQSFHASFPVYQKTPLVELKNTAQALGLGTLYVKDESHRFGLNAFKVLGGSFAIGNYMAKKLGMDIAELPYKRMVSAEIREKLGDLTFVTATDGNHGRGVAWTANQLKMHSVVYMPKGSAIERLENIRAEGAEASITDLNYDDAVRFANKQAEDKGWIMVQDTAWDGYEDIPAWIMQGYVTMGLEAYEQLHEKPTHIFVQAGVGSMSASIIGFFSALYGDERPIMTVVEPNKADCLYRTAEANDGKLHFVTGQMDTIMAGLACGEPCSIGWEILKNYTDNFISCPDYAAAKGMRILGNPAARDERVISGESGAATFGCVAEIMTNPELKHIKEALKLDENSRVLFFSTEGDTDRENYRAVVWDGRFPSGK encoded by the coding sequence ATGAAAGAACTATTCAAGTTGGTTTCGTACAAGCGAGACGAACAACAAACAGCCGATTTATCATTTTTGAGCTTGGAAGAAGCGAAAAAGGTGCAGAGTTTTCACGCCAGCTTTCCGGTTTATCAAAAAACCCCTCTTGTTGAGCTGAAGAATACTGCACAGGCCTTAGGGCTTGGTACCCTTTATGTAAAGGATGAATCTCACCGTTTTGGCCTGAACGCCTTCAAGGTTTTGGGTGGCAGCTTTGCCATCGGTAACTATATGGCCAAAAAACTGGGTATGGACATTGCCGAACTGCCTTATAAAAGAATGGTTTCTGCCGAGATAAGGGAAAAGCTTGGCGATCTGACGTTTGTTACTGCTACCGATGGAAACCACGGGCGTGGCGTAGCATGGACCGCCAACCAGCTCAAAATGCATTCTGTAGTTTACATGCCCAAGGGCAGCGCCATTGAACGTCTGGAAAACATCCGTGCAGAAGGGGCGGAGGCTTCCATCACCGATCTGAACTATGACGATGCGGTTCGTTTTGCAAACAAGCAGGCCGAAGACAAAGGTTGGATTATGGTTCAGGATACCGCCTGGGATGGGTATGAGGACATTCCCGCTTGGATCATGCAGGGCTATGTCACCATGGGGCTGGAAGCCTATGAGCAACTTCATGAAAAACCCACACACATCTTTGTACAGGCCGGTGTAGGGTCCATGTCCGCTTCTATCATTGGTTTCTTCTCTGCTCTGTATGGCGACGAACGCCCCATCATGACCGTAGTGGAACCCAACAAAGCCGACTGCTTATATCGCACCGCCGAAGCAAACGACGGCAAATTGCACTTTGTCACTGGGCAAATGGATACCATCATGGCTGGCTTGGCCTGTGGCGAACCATGCAGCATTGGCTGGGAGATTCTGAAAAACTACACAGACAACTTTATTTCCTGCCCCGACTATGCAGCCGCAAAGGGTATGCGTATTCTGGGCAACCCCGCCGCCCGCGATGAGCGAGTGATCTCGGGTGAAAGCGGCGCCGCAACCTTTGGCTGTGTAGCTGAAATCATGACCAATCCCGAGCTGAAGCACATCAAAGAGGCCCTGAAATTGGACGAAAACTCCCGCGTACTCTTCTTCAGCACCGAAGGTGATACCGACCGCGAAAACTACCGCGCTGTTGTCTGGGACGGCAGATTTCCCAGTGGAAAATAA
- a CDS encoding YgeY family selenium metabolism-linked hydrolase: MLSKERKATVVELCQKLIRQRSYSGEEQGVVQVLQENMKAMGFDEVTVDRYGNIIGCIKGKRPGKKLLFDGHIDTVPVTNAAEWQHPPFEAEIHDGKIYGRGTSDMKGAVAAMTCAAANFANDTNKDFAGEIYVAGVVHEECFEGVAAREISKLVQPDYVVIGEASQLNLKIGQRGRAEIVIETFGIPCHSANPKKGVNAVYKMAKVIEAIHTLVPPHHPVLGDGILELTDIKSSPYPGASVVPEYCRATYDRRLLVGETKESVLAPIQQLLGQLMAQDPELKVTVSYAVGVEKCHTGNEIEGKRFFPGWLYEENSDFVQSVFSQLKEMGYNPSITQYNFCTNGSHYAGEAGIKTFGLGPSKENLAHTVDEHIEIDQLTKVTDCYYGVMQALLK; the protein is encoded by the coding sequence ATGTTGAGCAAAGAGCGTAAAGCCACTGTGGTGGAACTGTGCCAAAAACTCATTCGCCAGCGGAGCTATTCCGGCGAAGAGCAGGGTGTAGTTCAGGTTCTGCAAGAGAATATGAAGGCCATGGGCTTTGACGAAGTCACTGTAGACCGCTACGGCAACATTATTGGCTGCATCAAGGGCAAGCGGCCGGGCAAAAAGCTATTGTTTGACGGACACATTGACACCGTGCCTGTTACCAATGCGGCAGAATGGCAGCATCCCCCTTTTGAAGCTGAAATTCACGATGGCAAGATCTATGGCCGCGGAACCAGCGACATGAAGGGCGCTGTTGCCGCCATGACCTGTGCCGCTGCCAATTTTGCAAACGACACCAACAAAGACTTTGCCGGTGAAATCTATGTGGCCGGCGTGGTACATGAAGAATGCTTTGAAGGTGTGGCTGCCCGCGAAATCAGCAAATTGGTGCAGCCTGACTATGTAGTCATCGGCGAAGCAAGCCAGCTGAACCTAAAGATTGGACAGCGCGGCCGTGCTGAAATCGTCATTGAAACCTTTGGCATCCCCTGCCACAGCGCCAACCCTAAAAAAGGCGTCAACGCTGTTTACAAGATGGCCAAGGTGATTGAGGCCATTCACACCCTTGTGCCACCCCATCATCCCGTGCTGGGTGACGGCATTCTGGAGCTCACCGACATTAAGAGCAGTCCCTATCCCGGCGCCTCGGTTGTGCCGGAGTATTGCCGGGCCACCTATGACCGCCGCCTTCTGGTGGGTGAAACCAAAGAAAGCGTGTTGGCCCCCATTCAGCAACTTCTTGGTCAGCTGATGGCTCAGGACCCGGAACTGAAGGTAACGGTCAGCTATGCCGTTGGTGTTGAAAAATGTCATACTGGCAACGAGATTGAGGGCAAACGGTTCTTTCCTGGCTGGCTGTATGAAGAAAATTCTGATTTTGTGCAGAGTGTCTTTAGTCAGTTGAAAGAGATGGGCTACAATCCTTCTATTACTCAGTATAACTTTTGTACCAACGGCAGCCATTATGCAGGCGAAGCCGGAATCAAGACCTTTGGCCTTGGTCCTTCTAAAGAAAATCTGGCGCACACAGTAGACGAACATATCGAAATCGATCAGCTTACCAAGGTGACAGACTGTTACTATGGCGTAATGCAGGCACTGCTGAAATAA
- the hydA gene encoding dihydropyrimidinase, producing MFDLIIKNGKVVSPSSTVECDVAVKDGKIAALGHFNASEAASVVDATGKYVMPGVIEAHMHCQAPFQGCLGANTFFEQSISGAFGGVTTFMDFANMGRGQSPYTQALARAEEMSESAIDYSVHGKFVESTPEAISDIEKMANAGIPTFKMFMTYKKEGVMSDDETMLKVFQKAKEVGGLPMVHCESNAIAETNIEKCRQAGDMNWVNFAKCKPVLCEAEAFARAVYFAEYVGNGLIVVHTTNGEALGTARRAQAKDIPLYVETGPHYLTLFDDLYEGENGHLAICSPPLRTPEEAENLWKGLEDGTILLTGSDDCTFDVDEKSMFLEKNPDGSWKQDFTKVVNGLSGLEIRLPILLSEGVNKGRISINKLCALTSTNIAKVYGCYPHKGIIAPGSDADIVLVDLNKEVVLSKEVLHNNISYCLHEGMKVTGFPVMTISKGKIIVENGEFKGEKGAGRFLKRKIDPHYLEHYSLD from the coding sequence ATGTTTGATCTCATCATTAAAAATGGTAAGGTTGTGTCTCCCTCATCCACAGTGGAATGCGACGTCGCTGTGAAAGACGGCAAGATCGCCGCGCTGGGCCATTTTAATGCAAGTGAAGCAGCTTCGGTTGTAGACGCAACGGGCAAGTATGTGATGCCTGGCGTGATTGAGGCGCACATGCATTGTCAGGCACCCTTTCAGGGATGTCTTGGTGCCAACACCTTTTTTGAGCAGAGCATTTCTGGGGCATTTGGCGGCGTCACTACGTTTATGGATTTTGCCAACATGGGCCGCGGGCAGTCCCCTTACACGCAGGCTCTGGCACGGGCGGAGGAAATGAGCGAATCCGCCATTGACTACAGCGTGCATGGCAAATTTGTTGAGTCTACCCCCGAGGCCATTTCAGATATTGAAAAAATGGCCAACGCCGGTATTCCAACCTTTAAAATGTTCATGACTTATAAAAAAGAAGGTGTCATGAGCGACGATGAAACCATGCTGAAAGTATTTCAAAAGGCAAAAGAGGTGGGCGGACTGCCTATGGTGCACTGTGAAAGCAACGCCATTGCAGAAACCAACATTGAAAAATGCAGACAAGCCGGCGACATGAACTGGGTCAATTTTGCCAAATGCAAGCCGGTGCTTTGCGAAGCGGAGGCATTTGCCCGGGCAGTATATTTTGCCGAATATGTCGGCAATGGGCTGATTGTTGTTCATACGACTAACGGTGAGGCTTTGGGCACCGCCCGGCGCGCGCAAGCCAAAGATATTCCTCTTTACGTGGAAACCGGCCCGCACTATCTGACATTGTTTGATGACCTCTACGAAGGAGAAAACGGGCATTTGGCAATTTGCTCGCCTCCGCTGCGCACCCCCGAAGAGGCGGAAAATCTTTGGAAGGGCTTAGAGGATGGCACCATTCTTCTGACCGGCTCGGATGACTGCACATTTGATGTTGATGAAAAATCCATGTTCCTGGAGAAAAACCCTGACGGCAGCTGGAAGCAGGATTTCACCAAAGTGGTCAACGGTTTAAGCGGGCTGGAAATCCGACTTCCCATCCTGTTGAGCGAAGGAGTCAACAAAGGCAGAATTTCCATTAATAAGCTCTGTGCCCTTACCAGCACTAACATTGCTAAGGTATATGGATGCTATCCTCATAAGGGCATTATCGCCCCCGGCTCGGATGCGGACATTGTGCTGGTTGACCTGAACAAGGAGGTGGTACTTAGCAAGGAGGTTTTGCACAATAACATCAGCTACTGTTTGCATGAAGGCATGAAGGTTACAGGCTTCCCTGTAATGACCATTTCAAAGGGTAAGATTATTGTGGAAAATGGCGAGTTCAAAGGTGAAAAGGGTGCTGGCAGATTCCTCAAGAGAAAGATTGATCCCCACTATCTTGAACACTATAGTCTTGACTAA